The uncultured Cohaesibacter sp. genomic sequence TACGGCATGGCAACTCGCCAGAGACGAAATTCTGTGTTGCGCCATCTGGCGCTACCTATCTGCTTTCTCCTGATTTTCGGGTATTTTGTGTTCCATGCCCTTCATGGTGGCTATGGCGTGTATGCTATGGGTGGCATGAAGGCGCGTGCTGACGCACTGGAAGCGGATCTGCTGGCATTCCGTATCGAAAGACAGACCGAAGAACACCGTATCGCCTTGTTTCGGCGAGAGACTCTCGATCCTGACATGATGGACGAGCGGGCGCGTGCCTACATGAATGTGGCGCATCCGGATGAGTTGGTCATTTTTACGAATTAACTCCTATCCAGTTCACGGTTTTTTCTTAACTGAAATTCAGTTAATCGAAATTTCACATACATTTCAATGATTTAATTTCTTGGGATACGTATTCCTTCGGCCCCTTTCTTGAATTGCGGACTCGCACTATCTAAAGTATTGTGCAAGCACGGGAAACGCTTAAGGGAGCACCAGCATGGCCGCAACCGCGACAGGCGCCACCAAGAAGACGGTGGCCAAAGGGTCGACTCGCACCCAGATCAATCGAAAAATTGTAGAATTCGACAAGGACCAGGAGCTTCACGCCTATCGTGAAATGCTTTTGATCCGCCGCTTTGAGGAAAAGGCCGGCCAGATGTATGGCATGGGTCTGATCGGCGGCTTCTGTCACCTTTATATCGGCCAGGAAGCGGTCGTGATCGGGATGCAGATGGCGACAAAGGAAGGTGATCAGGTTGTCACTTCCTATCGTGACCATGGTCACATGTTGGCTACTGGCATGGAACCCAACGGGGTTATGGCCGAGCTGACCGGTCGCAAGGGCGGCTACTCCAAAGGCAAGGGCGGCTCGATGCACATGTTCAGCCGCGAGAAGAACTTCTTCGGCGGCCACGGCATCGTCGGCGCTCAGGTGTCCATCGGGACAGGCCTTGCCTTCTCCAACTATTATAATGGCAACGACAATGTCTCGCTGATCTATTTCGGTGACGGCGCGTCGAACCAGGGTCAGGTCTACGAGAGCTTCAATATGGCCAAGCTCTGGAACCTGCCAGCCATCTACATCATCGAGAACAACAAGTATGGCATGGGGACGTCGGTTGAACGCTCCTCGTCCAACACCGACCTTTCGCAGCGCGGTGCCTCTTTCGGCATTCCCGGCGAACAGGTTGACGGTATGGATGTCCGCGCCGTGCTTGCTGCTGCCGAACGCGCCATCGAATGGGCCCGCGAGGGCAAAGGGCCTTATATTCTCGAAATGATCACATATCGTTATCGCGGCCACTCCATGTCGGACCCC encodes the following:
- a CDS encoding septum formation initiator family protein, encoding MATRQRRNSVLRHLALPICFLLIFGYFVFHALHGGYGVYAMGGMKARADALEADLLAFRIERQTEEHRIALFRRETLDPDMMDERARAYMNVAHPDELVIFTN
- the pdhA gene encoding pyruvate dehydrogenase (acetyl-transferring) E1 component subunit alpha — encoded protein: MAATATGATKKTVAKGSTRTQINRKIVEFDKDQELHAYREMLLIRRFEEKAGQMYGMGLIGGFCHLYIGQEAVVIGMQMATKEGDQVVTSYRDHGHMLATGMEPNGVMAELTGRKGGYSKGKGGSMHMFSREKNFFGGHGIVGAQVSIGTGLAFSNYYNGNDNVSLIYFGDGASNQGQVYESFNMAKLWNLPAIYIIENNKYGMGTSVERSSSNTDLSQRGASFGIPGEQVDGMDVRAVLAAAERAIEWAREGKGPYILEMITYRYRGHSMSDPAKYRSKEEVQKMRNEHDPIEQVRQRLIEGGMASEEELKGIDKEIRAIVSEAAEFAQNDPEPDVSELWTDVTV